In one Bacteroides intestinalis DSM 17393 genomic region, the following are encoded:
- the rpsK gene encoding 30S ribosomal protein S11: protein MAKKTVAAKKRNVKVDANGQLHVHSSFNNIIVSLANSEGQIISWSSAGKMGFRGSKKNTPYAAQMAAQDCAKVAFDLGLRKVKAYVKGPGNGRESAIRTIHGAGIEVTEIIDVTPLPHNGCRPPKRRRV, encoded by the coding sequence ATGGCAAAAAAAACAGTTGCAGCAAAGAAGAGAAATGTGAAAGTTGACGCTAATGGACAGTTGCATGTTCATTCATCTTTCAACAATATTATTGTTTCTCTCGCAAACAGTGAAGGGCAGATCATTTCTTGGTCATCTGCCGGTAAAATGGGATTTAGAGGTTCTAAGAAGAACACTCCTTATGCAGCGCAAATGGCTGCCCAAGATTGTGCAAAAGTTGCATTTGATCTTGGCCTGAGAAAGGTAAAAGCATATGTGAAGGGTCCGGGTAACGGACGTGAGTCTGCTATTAGAACTATCCATGGTGCAGGTATTGAAGTTACTGAAATCATTGACGTAACTCCACTTCCACATAATGGTTGTCGTCCTCCGAAAAGACGTAGAGTTTAA
- the rpmD gene encoding 50S ribosomal protein L30: protein MSTIKVKQIKSRIGAPADQKRTLDALGLRKLNRVVEHECTPSILGMVDKVKHLVTIVK from the coding sequence ATGTCGACTATAAAGGTTAAACAAATTAAAAGTAGAATTGGTGCTCCGGCTGATCAGAAAAGAACTCTCGATGCACTGGGACTTCGTAAGTTGAATCGTGTGGTTGAACACGAGTGTACTCCTTCAATTCTTGGAATGGTGGATAAGGTTAAACACTTGGTTACCATTGTTAAGTAA
- the rplR gene encoding 50S ribosomal protein L18 — protein sequence MTTKIERRIKIKYRVRNKISGTAERPRMSVFRSNKQIYVQLIDDLGGKTLAAASSLGMTEKLPKKEQAAKVGELIAKKAQEAGITTVVFDRNGYLYHGRVKEVADAARNGGLKF from the coding sequence ATGACAACAAAAATAGAAAGACGAATTAAGATCAAATATAGAGTACGCAACAAAATTTCAGGTACTGCTGAACGTCCGCGTATGAGTGTATTTAGAAGTAATAAGCAGATCTACGTTCAGCTTATCGACGATTTGGGAGGTAAGACTTTGGCTGCTGCATCTTCTTTAGGTATGACTGAAAAGTTACCAAAGAAAGAACAAGCTGCAAAGGTTGGAGAGTTGATCGCTAAGAAAGCTCAGGAAGCAGGTATTACTACTGTTGTTTTCGACCGTAATGGTTACTTGTATCATGGGAGAGTAAAAGAAGTGGCTGATGCTGCTCGTAACGGTGGACTTAAATTTTAA
- the rplO gene encoding 50S ribosomal protein L15 codes for MNLSNLKPAEGSTKTRKRIGRGPGSGLGGTSTRGHKGAKSRSGYSKKIGFEGGQMPLQRRVPKFGFKNINRVEYKAINLDTIQKLAEAKKLETVGINDFIAAGFISSNQLVKVLGNGTLTTKLDVQAHAFSKTAVAAIEAAGGSVVKL; via the coding sequence ATGAACTTAAGTAATTTAAAACCTGCTGAAGGATCTACTAAAACAAGAAAGAGAATTGGACGTGGTCCAGGTTCTGGCTTGGGAGGTACTTCTACCAGAGGTCATAAGGGAGCTAAATCAAGATCTGGTTATTCTAAGAAAATAGGTTTTGAAGGTGGCCAGATGCCTCTCCAACGTCGTGTTCCTAAATTCGGTTTTAAGAACATTAATCGTGTAGAGTATAAAGCTATCAACTTGGATACAATTCAGAAACTTGCTGAAGCTAAAAAGTTGGAGACAGTTGGTATTAATGATTTTATCGCTGCTGGCTTTATTTCTTCAAATCAGTTGGTAAAAGTATTAGGTAATGGAACTTTGACTACAAAGTTGGATGTGCAAGCTCATGCATTCTCTAAGACTGCTGTTGCTGCCATTGAAGCTGCTGGTGGAAGTGTAGTAAAACTCTAA
- the rpsD gene encoding 30S ribosomal protein S4, whose product MARYTGPKSRIARKFGEGIFGADKVLSKKNYPPGQHGNSRKRKTSEYGVQLREKQKAKYTYGVLEKQFRNLFEKAETAKGITGEILLQLLEGRLDNIVFRLGIAPTRAAARQLVGHKHITVDGEVVNIPSFAVKPGQVIGVRERSKSLEVIANSLAGFNHSKYPWLEWDDNSKVGKLLHVPERADIPENIKEHLIVELYSK is encoded by the coding sequence ATGGCTAGATATACTGGACCAAAATCAAGAATAGCCCGTAAATTCGGTGAAGGTATCTTCGGAGCAGATAAAGTTTTGTCTAAGAAAAATTATCCTCCCGGACAGCATGGCAATTCTAGAAAGAGAAAAACTTCTGAATATGGTGTTCAACTTCGCGAGAAACAGAAAGCCAAATACACCTATGGAGTTTTAGAAAAACAATTCCGCAACCTGTTTGAAAAAGCAGAAACAGCTAAAGGCATTACCGGTGAAATTCTGCTTCAGTTGCTAGAAGGTCGTCTTGATAATATTGTATTCCGTTTAGGTATTGCTCCTACTCGTGCAGCTGCTCGTCAGTTGGTGGGTCACAAGCATATCACTGTGGATGGTGAAGTGGTAAATATCCCTTCATTTGCAGTAAAACCGGGTCAGGTAATTGGCGTTCGTGAAAGATCTAAATCTTTGGAAGTAATTGCTAATTCACTGGCTGGATTTAATCACAGCAAATATCCTTGGTTGGAATGGGATGATAACTCTAAGGTTGGTAAATTACTGCATGTACCTGAAAGAGCGGACATTCCTGAAAACATTAAAGAGCATTTGATCGTAGAATTGTATTCTAAATAA
- the rpsE gene encoding 30S ribosomal protein S5, with the protein MAINNRVKITNDIELKDRLVAINRVTKVTKGGRTFSFSAIVVVGNEEGIIGWGLGKAGEVTAAIAKGVESAKKNLTKVPVLKGTVPHEQTAKFGGAEVFIKPASHGTGVVAGGAMRAVLESVGITDVLAKSKGSSNPHNLVKATILALGEMRDARMVAQNRGISIEKVFRG; encoded by the coding sequence ATGGCAATTAATAATAGAGTTAAGATTACAAACGATATAGAACTGAAAGACCGTTTGGTTGCTATTAATCGTGTAACCAAAGTAACCAAAGGTGGTAGAACTTTTAGTTTCTCTGCAATTGTGGTTGTAGGTAATGAAGAAGGTATCATCGGTTGGGGTCTTGGTAAAGCAGGTGAAGTAACCGCAGCTATTGCTAAAGGTGTTGAATCTGCTAAGAAGAATCTGACAAAGGTGCCTGTTCTGAAAGGTACTGTTCCTCACGAACAGACTGCTAAGTTTGGTGGTGCAGAAGTGTTCATCAAACCTGCTTCTCATGGTACAGGTGTAGTTGCAGGTGGTGCAATGCGTGCAGTACTTGAAAGTGTTGGTATTACGGATGTTTTGGCTAAGTCAAAAGGATCTTCCAACCCGCACAACTTGGTGAAAGCTACTATCTTGGCGTTGGGTGAAATGCGTGACGCACGTATGGTTGCTCAAAACAGAGGTATTAGTATTGAAAAAGTATTTAGAGGATAA
- the map gene encoding type I methionyl aminopeptidase yields MIFLKTEDEIELLRESNLLVGRTLAEVAKLVKPGVTTGELDKVAEEFIRDHGAVPTFKGFPNQYGDPFPASLCTSVNEQVVHGIPGDIVLKEGDIVSVDCGTYMNGFCGDSAYTFCVGEVDEEVRKLLKVTKEALYIGIENAVQGKRLGDIGYSIQEHCESNSFGVVREFVGHGIGKEMHEDPQVPNYGKRGYGTMLKRGLCIAIEPMITQGSRQIVMERDGWTVRTKDRKYAAHFEHTVAVGAGKADILSSFEFIEEVLGDKAI; encoded by the coding sequence ATGATATTTCTTAAAACGGAAGATGAAATAGAGCTGCTCCGTGAGAGTAATTTGCTTGTCGGGAGGACATTGGCTGAAGTTGCAAAGCTAGTAAAGCCTGGAGTTACTACAGGGGAACTGGATAAAGTAGCGGAAGAGTTTATCAGAGATCATGGTGCTGTTCCTACTTTTAAAGGTTTTCCAAATCAATATGGTGATCCATTTCCAGCTTCGCTATGTACATCGGTAAATGAACAGGTAGTGCATGGTATTCCTGGAGATATAGTACTGAAAGAAGGTGATATTGTGTCAGTTGATTGTGGTACTTATATGAATGGATTTTGTGGTGATTCTGCCTATACATTTTGTGTAGGAGAAGTAGATGAGGAAGTTCGCAAATTACTGAAAGTTACTAAAGAGGCATTATACATCGGAATAGAAAATGCCGTTCAAGGAAAACGGTTGGGTGATATCGGATATTCAATACAAGAACATTGTGAGTCCAATTCATTCGGTGTAGTGCGTGAGTTTGTTGGTCATGGCATTGGCAAGGAAATGCACGAAGACCCTCAGGTTCCTAATTATGGAAAACGTGGTTATGGAACTATGCTGAAGAGAGGTCTTTGTATTGCTATAGAACCGATGATTACGCAAGGTAGTCGTCAGATAGTAATGGAGCGTGATGGTTGGACGGTGAGAACAAAGGATCGGAAGTATGCAGCTCATTTTGAGCATACAGTGGCTGTTGGAGCTGGTAAAGCTGATATCCTATCATCGTTTGAGTTCATAGAAGAAGTATTAGGAGATAAAGCAATTTAA
- the secY gene encoding preprotein translocase subunit SecY — translation MRKAIETLKNIWKIEDLRQRILITILFVAIYRFGSYVVLPGINPAMLTQLHQQTSEGLLALLNMFSGGAFSNASIFALGIMPYISASIVIQLLGIAVPYFQKLQREGESGRRKMNQYTRYLTIIILLVQAPSYLLNLKMQAGPSLNASLDWTLFMVTSTIILAAGSMFILWLGERITDKGIGNGISFIILIGIIARLPQSLFQELISRMTDKTGGLIMFLIEIVFLLLVIAAAILLVQGTRKIPVQYAKRIVGNKQYGGARQYIPLKVNAAGVMPIIFAQAIMFIPITFIGFSNVDHVSGFVRAFTDHTSFWYNFVFAIMIILFTYFYTAITINPTQMAEDMKRNNGFIPGIKPGKKTAEYIDDIMSRITLPGSFFLALVAIMPAFAGVFGVKAEFAQFFGGTSLLILVGVVLDTLQQIESHLLMRHYDGLLKSGRIKGRSNVAAY, via the coding sequence ATGAGAAAAGCTATTGAAACATTAAAGAATATATGGAAAATTGAGGATCTGAGACAACGGATCCTCATTACCATATTGTTTGTGGCAATCTACCGTTTTGGTTCGTACGTTGTGCTGCCCGGTATTAATCCGGCTATGCTAACACAATTGCATCAACAAACAAGCGAGGGCCTCTTAGCCTTATTAAACATGTTTTCGGGAGGAGCATTCTCTAATGCATCTATTTTTGCATTAGGAATTATGCCTTATATCTCTGCTTCAATCGTTATTCAGTTGTTGGGGATTGCGGTTCCGTATTTCCAGAAACTTCAACGTGAAGGTGAGAGTGGTAGAAGAAAAATGAACCAGTATACTCGTTATTTGACGATTATTATTTTATTAGTTCAGGCTCCTTCTTATTTGCTCAATCTTAAAATGCAGGCCGGTCCTTCCTTAAATGCTTCATTAGATTGGACTCTGTTCATGGTTACCTCTACCATTATCTTGGCAGCTGGTAGTATGTTTATTTTGTGGCTTGGTGAGAGAATCACTGATAAGGGTATTGGTAATGGTATTTCATTTATCATCTTAATCGGTATTATCGCTCGTTTGCCTCAGTCTTTATTTCAGGAATTGATTTCCCGTATGACTGATAAGACAGGTGGTTTGATTATGTTCTTAATTGAAATCGTATTCTTATTACTGGTGATTGCTGCCGCAATCTTGTTAGTACAAGGTACAAGAAAAATTCCTGTACAATATGCTAAAAGAATTGTTGGTAACAAGCAATATGGTGGTGCCAGACAGTATATTCCGTTGAAGGTAAATGCTGCAGGTGTAATGCCTATCATTTTTGCTCAAGCAATCATGTTTATTCCTATTACCTTTATTGGTTTTTCAAATGTAGATCATGTGAGCGGTTTTGTGCGTGCATTTACTGATCATACAAGCTTCTGGTATAATTTCGTATTTGCAATAATGATTATACTATTTACGTATTTCTATACTGCAATTACGATTAACCCGACTCAGATGGCTGAGGATATGAAGAGAAATAATGGTTTCATTCCAGGTATCAAACCGGGAAAGAAGACTGCAGAATATATTGATGACATTATGTCTCGTATAACATTGCCTGGTTCTTTCTTTTTGGCTTTGGTAGCTATTATGCCTGCGTTTGCTGGTGTTTTTGGTGTGAAAGCTGAATTTGCTCAATTCTTCGGCGGTACATCTCTGTTAATTCTTGTAGGTGTAGTTCTTGATACACTCCAGCAGATTGAAAGTCACTTGTTGATGAGACACTATGACGGTTTGTTGAAGTCTGGGCGTATTAAAGGACGTAGTAACGTAGCTGCATATTAA
- the ykgO gene encoding type B 50S ribosomal protein L36 — protein MKVRASLKKRTPECKIVRRNGRLYVINKKNPKYKQRQG, from the coding sequence ATGAAAGTAAGAGCATCTTTAAAGAAACGTACGCCAGAATGTAAGATCGTTAGACGCAATGGCCGTTTGTATGTTATTAACAAGAAAAATCCTAAGTATAAACAACGTCAAGGATAA
- a CDS encoding DNA-directed RNA polymerase subunit alpha, translating into MAILAFQKPDKVLMLEADSRFGKFEFRPLEPGFGITVGNALRRILLSSLEGFAITTIKIDGVEHEFSSVPGVKEDVTNIILNLKQVRFKQVVEEFESEKVSITIENSSEFKAGDIGKYLTGFEVLNPELVICHLDSKATMQIDITINKGRGYVPADENREYCTDVNVIPIDSIYTPIRNVKYQIEPFRVEQKTDYDKLVLEITTDGSIHPKEALKEAAKILIYHFMLFSDEKITLESNDVDGNEEFDEEVLHMRQLLKTKLVDMDLSVRALNCLKAADVETLGDLVQFNKTDLLKFRNFGKKSLTELDDLLESLNLSFGTDISKYKLDKE; encoded by the coding sequence ATGGCGATATTAGCATTTCAAAAACCTGATAAAGTATTAATGTTGGAAGCGGATTCTAGATTCGGTAAATTCGAATTTCGTCCGTTGGAGCCCGGTTTTGGTATTACCGTTGGTAATGCACTACGCCGCATCCTGCTTTCGTCATTAGAGGGTTTTGCTATCACTACTATCAAAATAGATGGTGTTGAGCATGAGTTCTCTAGCGTACCGGGAGTTAAAGAGGATGTTACTAACATTATCTTGAATCTGAAACAGGTGAGATTCAAGCAAGTAGTTGAAGAATTCGAAAGTGAGAAAGTAAGTATTACAATCGAAAATTCTAGTGAATTTAAAGCAGGTGACATAGGTAAGTATTTGACTGGATTTGAAGTGTTAAATCCTGAATTAGTTATTTGTCATTTAGATTCTAAAGCAACTATGCAAATCGATATTACGATTAACAAAGGTCGTGGATATGTTCCGGCTGATGAAAACCGCGAATATTGCACGGATGTTAACGTAATTCCTATCGATTCCATTTATACACCGATACGTAATGTGAAGTATCAGATTGAACCGTTCCGTGTTGAACAAAAGACGGACTACGACAAATTGGTACTTGAGATTACTACCGACGGTTCTATTCATCCGAAGGAAGCGCTGAAAGAAGCTGCAAAGATTCTGATTTATCACTTCATGCTCTTCTCTGATGAGAAGATTACATTGGAAAGTAATGATGTGGATGGCAATGAAGAATTTGATGAAGAAGTATTGCACATGCGCCAATTGTTGAAAACCAAACTTGTTGATATGGACTTATCGGTTCGTGCTCTCAACTGCTTGAAGGCTGCCGATGTAGAAACATTAGGCGATTTGGTACAATTCAACAAGACGGATTTGCTGAAATTCAGAAACTTCGGAAAGAAATCGCTTACCGAGCTTGATGATTTGCTGGAAAGTCTGAATCTTTCGTTTGGAACCGATATTTCTAAAT
- the infA gene encoding translation initiation factor IF-1: MAKQSAIEQDGVIVEALSNAMFRVELENGHEITAHISGKMRMHYIKILPGDKVRVEMSPYDLSKGRIVFRYK, encoded by the coding sequence ATGGCTAAGCAATCTGCAATAGAACAAGATGGAGTTATTGTTGAAGCATTGTCTAATGCAATGTTTCGTGTTGAATTAGAAAACGGACATGAGATTACTGCACATATTTCCGGTAAGATGCGAATGCATTACATTAAAATCCTGCCGGGTGATAAAGTAAGAGTCGAAATGTCTCCTTACGATTTATCGAAAGGAAGAATTGTATTTAGATATAAATAA
- the rplF gene encoding 50S ribosomal protein L6, with the protein MSRIGKLPISIPAGVTVTLKENVVTVKGPKGELSQYVDPAINVAIEDGHLTLSENENAMLDNPKQKHAFHGLYRSLVHNMVVGVSEGYKKELELVGVGYRASNQGNIIELSLGYTHNIFIQLPPEVKVETKSERNKNPLIILESCDKQLLGQVCSKIRSFRKPEPYKGKGIKFVGEEIRRKSGKSAGAK; encoded by the coding sequence ATGTCAAGAATAGGAAAATTACCCATTAGTATTCCCGCTGGAGTAACAGTTACTCTGAAAGAAAATGTGGTTACCGTGAAGGGACCCAAAGGCGAACTTAGCCAATATGTAGATCCTGCTATCAATGTTGCCATCGAAGATGGTCATCTGACTTTGAGCGAAAATGAAAATGCAATGTTGGATAATCCCAAACAAAAGCATGCATTCCATGGCTTGTACCGTTCTTTGGTACACAACATGGTAGTTGGTGTCTCTGAAGGATATAAAAAAGAATTGGAGCTTGTAGGTGTAGGTTACCGTGCTTCTAACCAAGGTAATATCATTGAATTGTCTTTGGGTTATACGCACAATATCTTTATACAGTTGCCTCCTGAAGTTAAAGTAGAGACAAAATCTGAAAGAAATAAGAATCCACTTATTATTTTAGAGTCTTGCGATAAACAATTGCTGGGTCAAGTTTGCTCTAAGATACGTTCTTTCCGTAAGCCCGAACCATATAAAGGTAAAGGTATTAAGTTTGTTGGTGAAGAAATTCGTAGAAAGTCTGGTAAATCTGCCGGCGCTAAGTAA
- the rpsM gene encoding 30S ribosomal protein S13 — protein sequence MAIRIVGVDLPQNKRGEVALTYIYGIGRSSSAKILDKAGVDKDLKVKDWTDDQAAKIREIIGAEFKVEGDLRSEVQLNIKRLMDIGCYRGVRHRIGLPVRGQSTKNNARTRKGRKKTVANKKKATK from the coding sequence ATGGCTATAAGAATAGTTGGTGTCGATTTGCCTCAGAATAAGAGAGGTGAAGTTGCGTTGACCTATATCTATGGAATAGGTCGTAGTAGTTCAGCAAAGATTTTGGATAAAGCTGGTGTAGATAAAGACCTGAAGGTGAAAGACTGGACGGACGATCAAGCTGCCAAGATTCGTGAGATCATTGGTGCAGAATTTAAAGTAGAAGGTGACCTTCGTTCGGAAGTTCAATTGAATATCAAACGTTTGATGGATATTGGTTGCTACCGTGGTGTACGTCATCGTATCGGTTTACCAGTGAGAGGTCAGAGCACTAAGAATAACGCTCGTACTCGTAAAGGTAGAAAGAAAACCGTTGCAAATAAGAAAAAAGCTACTAAATAA